In the Synergistaceae bacterium genome, TGACGACCCAGACAACATAGAAGCAAATTTCAGAGATTATATTAACAGTTTTTCCGAGAACGTCAGAGAAATTATCGACAAATTCAATTTTGAGTCTCATATTTCAAAAATGGCCGTCAATAATCTTTTATTCAGCGTCATTCAAGAATTTAAGAAATCTAATTTACACCCTGATATAATCGATAATCGCGACATGGGCTACATTTTCGAGGAAATTATAAGGCGCTTCTCTGAGTCTTATAACGAGGACGCAGGACAGCACTACACGCCCCGTGAAGTAATTAGACTCATGGTCAATCTTGTTATGTGTGATGATAACGCGCTGCTCTCAAGAGATAACGTCGTCAGAACAATTTATGACCCTGCTTGCGGTACTGGCGGCATGTTGTCCGTCGCTGAAGAATATTTACACAAATTAAATTCTTCAACGCAAATTATAGCTTTCGGTCAGGAAGTCAACGAGCAGACTTTTGCAATATGTAAAGCCGATATGCTCATAAAAGGTAATAACGCAGATTATATTCAATTAGGCAGTACTTTATCGCAAGACAAATTTCAGAGTCAGACGTTCCATTATATTCTCTCAAATCCTCCGTTCGGGCGTGAATGGAAAAACGAGAAAGGCAGCATCGACAAAGAAGTTAAACAAGGTTTCGCAGGCCGATTCGGTTATGGTCTGCCGGCATCAAGCGACAGTCAATTATTATTCTTGATGACAGCTATAGCAAAAATGAAAAACGTTACTGAAGGCGGCAGCAGAATCGCTATTATTCACAACGGGTCGCCGCTTTTTACTGGTGATGCAGGGAGCGGACCTTCTGAGATTCGCAGACACATTATAGAGAGTGATTTACTTGAAGCTATTATTGCTTTGCCAA is a window encoding:
- a CDS encoding SAM-dependent DNA methyltransferase yields the protein MSSNTNINEKAALIWAIADKLTGYYKPHEYGEVILPMTVIRRFDCVLADTKNAVLAEYEKVKDKPTKNLFLTRAAKKDFYNISKFTFQTLTDDPDNIEANFRDYINSFSENVREIIDKFNFESHISKMAVNNLLFSVIQEFKKSNLHPDIIDNRDMGYIFEEIIRRFSESYNEDAGQHYTPREVIRLMVNLVMCDDNALLSRDNVVRTIYDPACGTGGMLSVAEEYLHKLNSSTQIIAFGQEVNEQTFAICKADMLIKGNNADYIQLGSTLSQDKFQSQTFHYILSNPPFGREWKNEKGSIDKEVKQGFAGRFGYGLPASSDSQLLFLMTAIAKMKNVTEGGSRIAIIHNGSPLFTGDAGSGPSEIRRHIIESDLLEAIIALPNDIFYNTGIATYIWILSSKKAGTKREGKIQLINANGLYEKRRKSLGNKRNDIPDSAITEITRLYGEFITSDISKIFDNEDFGYTKIIIERPLLDDNGRPILKNGRKQPDPMRRDSENVPLKEDIDEYFAREVLPFAPDSWIDRNKSKVGYEIPFTRYFYKYEAPKPSHEIMSEIMELDRELAGGLEELFKS